A window of the Streptomyces sp. NBC_00454 genome harbors these coding sequences:
- a CDS encoding VanW family protein encodes MRRAPRTGTRAATRKRWTVPGVAGVAGGAAVLGFGGLYAAGLLLAGEEVAAGTKVRGVDIGGMSRTEARQTLDRELDPSAAAPLGLRIGERSEQAHPGTLGLSLDTGATADRAARSGSGPVSVIGRLFSSGDPDVEPVVRLDEKTARAALDGIGAKAGQQAREGAVSFEKGRAKAVAPITGTALDVDGSLEVLRSAYPRTRTSAGAEEPVDLPVRRTEPRIGQQETERALKEFAEPAVSAPVTLTVDGKRIPVGPAVLAEHLSLEDDGQGRLAPALDAKALLADPELAGPLRRATPGPVEAKLRTDSAGRVAVAEEGTPGRRISEQGLGAAVLPLLTRTGAAERTGEVPTEAVRPKLSKDTVEQLGIKEQMSTFTVEFEKAPYRTTNIGRAAELIDGSLVMPDETWSFNRRVGERTAENGFVDGLIINNGQYEKASGGGVSAVATTVFNAMFFSGVKPVEYGAHSFYIERYPEGREATVAWGSLDLRFANDSGKALYIQAEATDTSITISFLGTKQYDEIRATKGPRTNVKPPATRTDTGPKCEPQSPLEGFDVAVDRVFVKGGQEVKRQTMKTTYTPRDSVTCG; translated from the coding sequence ATGCGACGCGCACCCCGTACGGGCACCCGGGCGGCCACCCGTAAGCGGTGGACCGTGCCGGGCGTCGCGGGCGTGGCCGGCGGCGCTGCGGTCCTCGGCTTCGGCGGGCTGTACGCCGCCGGTCTGCTGCTGGCGGGCGAGGAGGTCGCCGCCGGTACGAAGGTGCGCGGAGTCGACATAGGCGGGATGAGCCGCACCGAGGCCCGGCAGACCCTGGACCGGGAGCTCGACCCGTCCGCCGCGGCCCCGCTGGGGCTGCGGATCGGGGAGCGCTCCGAGCAGGCGCACCCGGGCACGCTCGGCCTGTCCCTGGACACCGGCGCCACCGCCGACCGGGCGGCGCGCTCCGGTTCCGGCCCCGTCAGCGTGATCGGGCGGCTGTTCTCCTCCGGCGATCCCGACGTCGAGCCGGTGGTCCGGCTCGACGAGAAGACGGCCCGCGCCGCGCTGGACGGGATCGGGGCGAAGGCCGGGCAGCAGGCCCGGGAGGGCGCGGTCTCCTTCGAGAAGGGCAGGGCCAAGGCGGTGGCCCCCATCACCGGCACCGCTCTCGACGTCGACGGCTCCCTCGAAGTGCTGCGCTCCGCCTATCCCCGGACCCGGACCTCCGCCGGGGCCGAGGAGCCCGTCGATCTGCCCGTCCGGCGCACGGAGCCCCGGATCGGGCAGCAGGAGACGGAGCGGGCGCTGAAGGAGTTCGCCGAGCCCGCGGTGTCCGCGCCGGTCACCCTCACCGTGGACGGCAAGCGCATACCCGTCGGCCCGGCCGTCCTCGCCGAGCACCTCTCCCTCGAGGACGACGGCCAGGGCCGCCTCGCCCCCGCCCTCGACGCCAAGGCGCTGCTCGCCGACCCCGAGCTCGCCGGGCCGCTCCGCCGGGCGACGCCGGGCCCCGTCGAGGCCAAACTGCGCACGGACTCCGCCGGGCGGGTGGCCGTCGCCGAGGAGGGCACCCCCGGGCGCCGGATCAGCGAACAGGGCCTCGGCGCCGCCGTACTGCCACTGCTGACCCGGACGGGCGCCGCGGAGCGTACGGGCGAGGTCCCCACGGAGGCCGTGCGGCCGAAGCTGTCCAAGGACACGGTCGAACAGCTGGGCATCAAGGAGCAGATGTCCACCTTCACGGTCGAGTTCGAGAAGGCCCCGTACCGGACGACGAACATCGGCCGGGCCGCCGAGCTGATCGACGGCTCGCTCGTGATGCCCGACGAGACGTGGAGCTTCAACCGCCGGGTCGGCGAGCGGACCGCGGAGAACGGCTTCGTCGACGGCCTCATCATCAACAACGGCCAGTACGAGAAGGCCTCGGGCGGCGGGGTCTCGGCGGTCGCCACCACCGTCTTCAACGCGATGTTCTTCTCGGGCGTCAAGCCCGTCGAGTACGGGGCCCACTCCTTCTACATCGAGCGCTACCCGGAGGGCCGCGAGGCCACCGTCGCCTGGGGCAGCCTGGACCTGCGCTTCGCCAACGACTCGGGCAAGGCCCTCTACATCCAGGCGGAGGCGACCGACACCTCGATCACCATCAGCTTCCTGGGGACCAAGCAGTACGACGAGATACGCGCGACCAAGGGTCCCCGTACGAACGTCAAGCCGCCCGCCACGCGCACGGACACCGGCCCGAAGTGCGAGCCGCAGTCCCCGCTGGAGGGCTTCGACGTCGCCGTGGACCGGGTGTTCGTCAAGGGCGGGCAAGAGGTCAAGCGGCAGACGATGAAAACCACTTACACCCCGCGCGACAGCGTGACCTGCGGCTGA
- a CDS encoding NAD(P)-dependent oxidoreductase, which yields MAKIALFGATGTIGSRVLHEALGRGHQVTAVVRDPARLSGADAGTAVVVRGNVLDPASVTQAAAGQDVVVSAFGPGPGDPGTLVSAVKSLIGGVQALGADGSRPRVITVGGAGSLRTPGGPLVWDQAGIPEPILAVMHAHGDALDFLRTVPVDEVRWTNLSPAARIEPGERTGTYRLGDDDLVVNDEGHSLISTEDYAVALVDEIERDAHAGKRFTIGY from the coding sequence ATGGCGAAGATCGCACTCTTCGGCGCGACCGGCACCATCGGATCCCGGGTGCTGCACGAAGCACTCGGACGCGGGCACCAGGTCACGGCCGTCGTACGCGATCCCGCACGCCTCTCGGGGGCGGACGCGGGCACCGCCGTCGTCGTACGCGGCAATGTCCTCGACCCCGCGTCCGTGACCCAGGCGGCGGCCGGGCAGGACGTGGTGGTGAGCGCGTTCGGACCGGGCCCCGGAGATCCCGGCACCCTCGTCAGCGCCGTCAAATCGCTGATCGGCGGTGTGCAGGCGCTCGGCGCCGACGGATCCCGGCCGCGGGTGATCACCGTGGGCGGCGCCGGCTCGCTGCGCACCCCCGGCGGGCCGCTGGTGTGGGACCAGGCCGGAATCCCGGAGCCCATCCTCGCCGTCATGCACGCCCACGGGGACGCGCTCGACTTCCTGCGCACCGTGCCGGTGGACGAGGTCCGCTGGACCAACCTCAGCCCGGCCGCGCGGATCGAGCCCGGCGAGCGGACGGGTACGTACCGCCTGGGCGACGACGATCTCGTCGTGAACGACGAGGGCCACAGCCTGATCTCCACGGAGGACTACGCCGTCGCGCTGGTCGACGAGATCGAGCGCGACGCGCACGCGGGCAAGCGGTTCACCATCGGGTACTGA
- a CDS encoding NUDIX domain-containing protein produces the protein MPQLTDEATKNHEATKNDAVDIPAPSTWMTPEEYGASRATVWAGAVVLVTDPEGRVLLQSVDYRSDRLLPGGAVDAAEAPSAAAAREVREELGVEGRYPRGLAVDWIPADAPGFPPAMRFPGEILHVFDGGTWSRELIESVRLPAQEITGIHFAEPADLPGLMDAGDARRALSALRARINGGGTALLEDGRPTAPTALDRLGVLRTRRPRQHGTWHPGPASVPAHLPLRDPAGWLFAPDGRVLLLIARATGTAHLPSPKAGTTAGAFPLGHRYADQCAHPRTAARLTAVPPGPDPAYARLLATPEQVRELSDWGPAGQEELAAVHAARTHLSLPSPPRTPPTELPQEGCRW, from the coding sequence ATGCCGCAGCTGACCGACGAGGCCACGAAGAACCACGAGGCCACGAAGAACGACGCGGTCGACATCCCGGCCCCGAGCACCTGGATGACGCCGGAGGAGTACGGGGCCTCGAGGGCCACGGTCTGGGCCGGCGCCGTGGTCCTCGTCACCGACCCGGAGGGGCGCGTACTCCTCCAGAGCGTCGACTACCGCTCCGACCGGCTGCTTCCCGGCGGCGCGGTGGACGCGGCCGAGGCGCCGTCCGCGGCGGCCGCCCGCGAGGTGCGCGAGGAGCTCGGAGTCGAAGGCCGCTACCCGCGCGGCCTCGCCGTCGACTGGATCCCCGCCGACGCGCCCGGGTTCCCGCCCGCGATGCGCTTCCCGGGGGAGATCCTGCACGTCTTCGACGGAGGCACCTGGAGCCGGGAGCTGATCGAGTCCGTCCGGCTCCCCGCGCAGGAGATCACCGGCATCCACTTCGCCGAGCCGGCCGATCTGCCCGGCCTGATGGACGCGGGCGACGCCCGCCGCGCCCTGTCCGCCCTGCGGGCGCGGATCAACGGCGGCGGCACCGCCCTGCTGGAGGACGGGCGCCCCACCGCACCCACCGCCCTGGACCGGCTCGGCGTCCTGCGCACCCGCCGCCCGCGGCAGCACGGCACCTGGCACCCCGGACCGGCCTCCGTCCCCGCGCACCTGCCGCTGCGCGACCCGGCCGGCTGGCTCTTCGCCCCCGACGGCCGGGTCCTGCTGCTCATCGCCCGCGCCACCGGCACGGCGCACCTCCCGTCCCCGAAGGCGGGCACGACCGCGGGCGCGTTCCCGCTGGGCCACCGGTACGCCGACCAGTGCGCGCACCCCCGTACGGCCGCCCGGCTCACGGCCGTGCCGCCGGGCCCCGACCCGGCGTACGCGCGCCTCCTGGCCACCCCCGAACAGGTCCGCGAACTCAGCGACTGGGGCCCGGCGGGCCAGGAGGAGCTCGCCGCCGTCCACGCCGCCCGCACCCACCTCTCCCTCCCCTCCCCGCCCCGCACCCCGCCGACGGAACTCCCGCAGGAGGGCTGCCGCTGGTGA
- a CDS encoding RNA ligase family protein produces the protein MRTHYPRTTHLPWSPGVTSDDLRAAGADGLAGLAGREVVVTEKLDGENTTLYADGLHARSLDSGHHPSRAWVKGLQSRIGGGIPAGWRVCGENMYARHSLAYEELDAWFYAFSVWDGDHCLDWDRTVAFLRGLGVPAPRVLWRGVFDERALRKLRLDTARQEGYVVRTVAGFEQADFGRRVAKWVRGGHVQTDTHWMYAQVVPNGLGPAAALWDVRSGAEPDVAGLLRAVGMAGGGAGGGADPAAAGDGDVLQVTGELVAEVAGRIDGLGVRRSGEERLAGILAAALHGVPRARLAARLAAGPLGMATARRVADLVGLYPALRRPFPYPDAERHAGLVGMAEAVDLGVLHALARAVPAGPGSGGAGEDVGAVEAAEAVEAVDWSALCAEEAGLLGPAPLEPLRAGLRTALAAAGIGDADAADRCWAEAREAYGQGKLTGPEEAVAATWRWRDGTSFPRLVQLSGPSGSGKSTYARTLSGVEEYISLDDLRTARGSRSAQRDNADVLREGLDRLDSALAAAVRSGGTVVWDATSLTRQQRGLAGAVARRRNALVTHAVFLVEEAELLRRNSRRAHPVPAQVLTSQLHRFAPPYPGEAHRTWYIGAGGTVEDTAGTITTAAASPAAATATATATATGEVG, from the coding sequence ATGCGCACCCACTACCCCCGGACCACGCATCTGCCCTGGTCACCGGGCGTGACCTCGGACGACCTGCGGGCCGCCGGGGCGGACGGCCTGGCAGGGCTGGCCGGGCGGGAGGTCGTGGTCACCGAGAAGCTCGACGGGGAGAACACCACCCTCTACGCCGACGGCCTGCACGCGCGCTCGCTGGACTCGGGCCACCATCCGTCGCGGGCCTGGGTGAAGGGACTGCAGAGCCGTATCGGCGGTGGCATCCCGGCCGGTTGGCGGGTGTGCGGGGAGAACATGTACGCGCGGCATTCGCTGGCGTACGAGGAACTCGACGCGTGGTTCTACGCGTTCTCGGTGTGGGACGGCGACCACTGCCTGGACTGGGACCGGACCGTGGCCTTCCTCCGCGGCCTCGGCGTGCCCGCACCGCGGGTGCTCTGGCGCGGCGTCTTCGACGAGCGCGCGCTGCGCAAGCTGCGGCTCGACACCGCGCGCCAGGAGGGGTACGTCGTCCGGACGGTGGCGGGCTTCGAGCAGGCCGACTTCGGGCGCCGCGTGGCCAAGTGGGTGCGCGGCGGCCATGTGCAGACGGACACGCACTGGATGTACGCGCAGGTGGTGCCGAACGGGCTCGGCCCGGCGGCCGCGCTGTGGGACGTACGGTCGGGCGCGGAACCGGATGTGGCCGGGCTGCTGCGCGCGGTGGGGATGGCGGGCGGCGGCGCGGGGGGCGGCGCCGATCCCGCGGCGGCCGGGGACGGGGACGTTCTTCAGGTGACTGGGGAGCTCGTCGCCGAAGTGGCCGGGCGGATCGACGGCTTGGGCGTGCGGCGGTCCGGGGAGGAGCGGCTGGCCGGGATACTGGCGGCCGCGCTGCACGGCGTACCGCGGGCCCGGCTCGCGGCGCGGCTGGCGGCGGGGCCGCTCGGGATGGCCACGGCGCGGCGGGTCGCGGACCTGGTGGGCCTGTATCCGGCGCTGCGCAGACCGTTCCCCTACCCGGACGCCGAACGGCATGCCGGGCTGGTGGGGATGGCGGAGGCCGTCGACCTGGGGGTGCTGCACGCGCTGGCGAGGGCGGTTCCGGCCGGGCCGGGCAGCGGCGGGGCCGGGGAGGACGTCGGGGCAGTCGAAGCCGCCGAGGCCGTAGAAGCCGTCGACTGGTCCGCCCTGTGCGCCGAGGAGGCGGGGCTGCTCGGGCCCGCGCCGCTGGAGCCGCTGCGGGCCGGGCTGCGTACGGCCCTGGCCGCTGCCGGCATCGGCGACGCCGACGCGGCGGACCGCTGCTGGGCCGAGGCCCGCGAGGCCTACGGGCAGGGCAAGCTGACAGGCCCGGAGGAGGCGGTCGCGGCGACCTGGCGGTGGCGGGACGGCACGTCCTTCCCCCGGCTGGTGCAGCTGTCCGGCCCTTCGGGCAGCGGGAAGAGCACGTACGCCCGCACCCTGTCGGGGGTGGAGGAGTACATCAGTCTTGACGATCTGCGCACGGCCCGGGGTTCCCGTTCGGCACAGCGGGACAACGCGGACGTGCTCCGCGAGGGCCTGGACCGGCTCGACTCGGCGCTGGCCGCAGCCGTGCGGTCCGGCGGAACCGTCGTCTGGGACGCCACCTCGCTCACCCGCCAGCAGCGCGGGCTGGCCGGCGCGGTCGCGCGGCGGCGGAACGCGCTGGTCACGCACGCGGTCTTCCTCGTCGAGGAGGCGGAGCTGCTGCGCCGCAACTCCCGGCGCGCACACCCCGTACCGGCGCAGGTGCTGACCTCGCAGCTGCACCGGTTCGCGCCTCCGTACCCCGGTGAGGCGCACCGGACCTGGTACATCGGGGCGGGCGGAACCGTCGAGGACACGGCGGGCACGATCACCACCGCGGCGGCGTCCCCGGCCGCGGCGACGGCAACTGCGACTGCGACTGCGACGGGCGAGGTCGGCTGA